CATTTCATTAAGAACACGAGTACCGCCACCTACTCCATTAATGCGTACACTACACGTTTTTCTATCGTTATCGATTTTAGCAGCTTTCGATTTTTGAATCATACTGCATTCACTGCCAGTGTCGATTAATGCACACATTTCTACTCCGTTGACTCTCACTTTTTTATCAGCACAATATTTCCTCACGCTATTCGTATTTCGCACGTCGGACTTGCCACAATTTTCGGGGGAACCCCTCGGATGAACTCTCTGGCAATCTTTACATCTTTTACGTCGCTGTGGTTTAGGGCATGCACTGGATATATGGCCTGGCTCTGAACAATTAAAACACACGATTGATTTGCGTTCGGTTTTTGGCTTGGCTCCGCTGTCTGGTGTTTTGTTCacgtttttattgttgttatccATGCGTTTTGGTGCCGTCATTGTTCTACTGCTGGATGGACCTGCTATGTTCGTAAAATATTCATCTAAGGCTTCGCGCATTTCTTTCATTGATTTGAACCGAACTGTAGCAATCGCTACCTGCAACTCACGATGCTTCAGCCCCTCTCGAGTGTACTTGATGATAGCAGACTCACTCAAACCATGTCGTCTTCCTAAGGCGCTCATTCTGAAACAGTATTCGTTTATGGACTCTTCATTTTTCCGCGTAGCGTTCGACATCTTGAAGTGTATGTCAGCCTCATCTGGGACAGTACTAAACTCCTGTTTTAATGCGGTTGCAAGATCAGGCCATGTTACAAAGAGGTCTGCCGATGCGTCCAGCCATAACCTAGCGGGACCTTTCAACTTACTGTATATCGCCAGCATCAAACATCGTTCATCCCAATCATACGCGCGCATAGACTTCTCAACTCTATCAATGAATTGTTCAACACTAAATATTGAATCCTTTGTTGGGTCGTATTCTGGGAGGGTATCGGATATTTCCTTTACGCTGTATACATTTCGTTGACGAGACTCTCGATTTGATACTGGTGATCTCGATTGATGTTCATGGACCTCGTTCCGTGTTTCCGATGAGGTCGAGGGTTGAGCGTTCTGATTTGTTTGTCGTTGTACGATAGTCATTACGTTTTCTATCATACTGCGTAAATCGTCGATTTGTGCTCGCATACTTTCGTCTGACCGTGACTCATCTAACTCAATTTCTTCGGTACCTTCAGCTGCTATAAGGCGTTCTATTAATTCGGCTTTGCTACCATTCGTTGACAAATCTCGTTCTCGCAGAAGATCTCTAAGATCAATAACCTTTAAGTCTGATATTAGTGGCATATCTACAGATGTGTTGACGATTAATTGCGTTAGAca
The nucleotide sequence above comes from Calliphora vicina chromosome 1, idCalVici1.1, whole genome shotgun sequence. Encoded proteins:
- the LOC135952661 gene encoding uncharacterized protein LOC135952661, with product MPLISDLKVIDLRDLLRERDLSTNGSKAELIERLIAAEGTEEIELDESRSDESMRAQIDDLRSMIENVMTIVQRQTNQNAQPSTSSETRNEVHEHQSRSPVSNRESRQRNVYSVKEISDTLPEYDPTKDSIFSVEQFIDRVEKSMRAYDWDERCLMLAIYSKLKGPARLWLDASADLFVTWPDLATALKQEFSTVPDEADIHFKMSNATRKNEESINEYCFRMSALGRRHGLSESAIIKYTREGLKHRELQVAIATVRFKSMKEMREALDEYFTNIAGPSSSRTMTAPKRMDNNNKNVNKTPDSGAKPKTERKSIVCFNCSEPGHISSACPKPQRRKRCKDCQRVHPRGSPENCGKSDVRNTNSVRKYCADKKVRVNGVEMCALIDTGSECSMIQKSKAAKIDNDRKTCSVRINGVGGGTRVLNEMINVEITVDEVELSVDLYVADDDTFSTDVIIGNDIFANNSVRLICKENGQRFEYLSVDNTEMNELPCNKITEIKYGEIDKTTQSRLFKLIDEYRDVFGKELSEIGLTSAVRMKIKLLTNEPIVTKPYRLPEMKKESVRQLINELLTNDIIIKSTSEYASPIVLVKKKNGDDRLCIDYRRLNQITVNEIFPTPNIEELGFEQRILSNTDRRKQPEVYRLCDARRNV